One region of Elephas maximus indicus isolate mEleMax1 chromosome 23, mEleMax1 primary haplotype, whole genome shotgun sequence genomic DNA includes:
- the ZIC2 gene encoding zinc finger protein ZIC 2 encodes MLLDAGPQFPAIGVGSFARHHHHSAAAAAAAAAEMQDRELSLAAAQNGFVDSAAAHMGAFKLNPGAHELSPGQSSAFTSQGPGAYPGSAAAAAAAAALGPHAAHVGSYSGPPFNSTRDFLFRSRGFGDSAPGGGQHGLFGPGAGGLHHAHSDAQGHLLFPGLPEQHGPHGSQNVLNGQMRLGLPGEVFGRSEQYRQVASPRTDPYSAAQLHNQYGPMNMNMGMNMAAAAAHHHHHHHHPGAFFRYMRQQCIKQELICKWIDPEQLSNPKKSCNKTFSTMHELVTHVSVEHVGGPEQSNHVCFWEECPREGKPFKAKYKLVNHIRVHTGEKPFPCPFPGCGKVFARSENLKIHKRTHTGEKPFQCEFEGCDRRFANSSDRKKHMHVHTSDKPYLCKMCDKSYTHPSSLRKHMKVHESSPQGSESSPAASSGYESSTPPGLVSPSAEPQSSSNLSPAAAAAAAAAAAAVSAVHRGGGSSSGGAGGGSGGGSGGGGGGAGGGGGGGSGGGSGTAGGHSGLSSNFNEWYV; translated from the exons ATGCTCCTGGACGCGGGGCCGCAGTTCCCGGCCATCGGGGTGGGCAGCTTCGCGCGCCACCATCATCATTCGGCTgctgcagcggcggcggcggccgctgAGATGCAGGACCGTGAGCTGAGCCTGGCAGCGGCGCAGAACGGCTTCGTAGACTCGGCGGCCGCGCACATGGGCGCTTTCAAGCTCAACCCGGGCGCGCACGAACTGTCCCCGGGTCAGAGTTCGGCGTTCACGTCGCAGGGCCCAGGCGCCTACCCCGGTTCCGCTGCCGCGGCGGCAGCAGCCGCCGCGCTCGGGCCCCATGCCGCGCACGTCGGCTCCTACTCTGGGCCGCCCTTCAACTCCACCCGGGACTTCCTGTTCCGCAGTCGCGGCTTCGGGGACTCTGCGCCTGGCGGCGGCCAGCACGGGCTGTTCGGGCCGGGAGCGGGCGGCCTGCACCACGCGCACTCGGACGCGCAAGGCCACCTCCTCTTCCCTGGCCTCCCGGAGCAGCATGGGCCGCACGGCTCGCAGAATGTGCTCAACGGGCAGATGCGCCTCGGACTGCCTGGCGAGGTGTTCGGGCGCTCGGAGCAGTACCGCCAGGTGGCCAGCCCGCGGACCGACCCCTACTCGGCGGCGCAGCTCCACAACCAGTACGGCCCTATGAATATGAACATGGGTATGAATATGGCAGCGGCCGCggcccaccaccatcaccatcaccaccaccccgGTGCCTTTTTCCGCTACATGCGGCAGCAGTGCATCAAGCAGGAGCTGATCTGCAAGTGGATCGACCCCGAGCAACTGAGCAATCCCAAGAAGAGCTGCAACAAAACTTTCAGCACCATGCACGAGCTGGTGACCCACGTCTCGGTGGAGCACGTCGGCGGCCCGGAGCAGAGCAACCACGTCTGCTTCTGGGAGGAGTGCCCACGCGAGGGCAAGCCCTTCAAGGCCAAATACAAACTGGTCAACCACATCCGCGTGCACACAGGCGAGAAGCCTTTCCCCTGCCCCTTCCCGGGCTGCGGCAAGGTCTTCGCGCGCTCCGAGAACCTCAAGATCCACAAAAGGACCCACACAG GGGAGAAGCCATTCCAGTGTGAGTTCGAGGGCTGCGACCGGCGCTTCGCCAACAGCAGCGACAGGAAGAAACATATGCACGTGCACACGAGCGACAAGCCCTATCTCTGCAAGATGTGTGACAAGTCTTACACGCACCCCAGCTCGCTGAGGAAGCACATGAAG GTCCATGAGTCCTCCCCGCAGGGCTCTGAGTCCTCTCCGGCCGCCAGCTCCGGCTACGAGTCCTCCACGCCCCCGGGGCTGGTGTCCCCCAGCGCCGAGCCCCAGAGCAGCTCCAACCTGTCcccggcagcggcggcggcggcagcagcagcagcggccgCAGTGTCGGCGGTGCACCGGGGCGGAGGCTCCAGCAGCGGCGGCGCGGGCGGCGGCTCCGGTGGCGGCAGCGGCGGGGGCGGTGGCGGGGCTGGtggcgggggcggcggcggcagcggcgggggCAGCGGGACAGCCGGAGGCCACAGCGGCCTCTCTTCCAACTTCAATGAATGGTACGTGTGA